A window of the Bacillus sp. A301a_S52 genome harbors these coding sequences:
- a CDS encoding polymer-forming cytoskeletal protein codes for MFSNKKNEKKLSEVSTIIGEETVFKGSLDVNSSIRIDGQVDGDVTCYGDVTIGKTGRVENDLKARNLFLAGAVKGNVKVEGKIHIYDTGSLEGKAEMSTIIIEEKGRFHGESIMTGTVSSTEESSKILEIEEAKAPKSDSSS; via the coding sequence ATGTTTTCAAATAAGAAAAATGAAAAAAAATTAAGTGAAGTTTCTACGATAATTGGCGAAGAGACCGTGTTTAAAGGAAGTTTGGACGTTAATTCGAGCATCAGAATTGATGGCCAAGTAGATGGTGATGTCACTTGTTACGGAGATGTTACAATCGGGAAGACAGGTCGTGTTGAAAACGACTTAAAGGCTCGTAATTTATTTTTAGCTGGGGCAGTAAAAGGGAATGTAAAAGTTGAAGGCAAAATTCATATTTATGATACTGGCTCTTTAGAAGGCAAGGCTGAAATGAGTACGATTATTATTGAAGAAAAAGGGAGATTCCACGGGGAAAGTATTATGACTGGCACCGTATCATCCACTGAAGAATCTTCTAAAATTCTAGAGATAGAAGAAGCGAAAGCGCCCAAAAGTGATTCCTCATCTTAA
- a CDS encoding DUF2207 domain-containing protein — protein MYKFILTYAAVIMIIVGLPTIVKAADYSIEEVVIHAHIQEDGSVYVEETFLYSFTDEFNGIIRTLNPKEGTTIRDIEAFENGTPLTVDTKHDIEHYISRHGHNENIEIDIHYRIDNGMDFYEDMAEFYWPFFDSTNESTYEDLTIAIYPPDKSANTLAIGYDEGENTEIIQEDGSVIFSMGEVKSGRNGDVRVAFDKVLFQGASVTKEGFLETDIRSEQEERADEAATYAARQQIVKHTAFIALPIIGLIYFIVILNVIKGNHHRKQDVNYLQNNNEIPETDMTMPETIVFYNRYAVTAEVLTASLLDLVRLKKVEQLESYTFRLKDRTDLEEDEKILVSWLFDDIGDGKIFKLADFNAYYTVEDKGTHLEKKQTSWTQAIVNKLKDKKLTVKMGKLRSLLAVSSLLPIGLAIACLMYKLIFPSISAVMISLFILGFTIFYTPKTEKGWYVHLAWDRFYNYLSQMNTQDWKKWPQEKQMKAFVFGLGVHNHSVEKIAKEIQSYSDNINQLSLSETSSDISNGVVTFMLVGMAINKDFKRTVSANDSADLDSNGNNSIGGGGTGVGGGGGGSGAF, from the coding sequence ATGTATAAATTTATTTTAACGTATGCAGCAGTTATCATGATTATAGTCGGCCTTCCTACTATCGTAAAAGCAGCTGACTATTCAATTGAGGAAGTCGTGATCCATGCACACATTCAAGAAGACGGTAGTGTGTATGTAGAAGAAACGTTTTTATACTCATTTACGGACGAATTTAATGGCATAATTAGAACGTTAAATCCTAAGGAAGGAACAACTATTCGTGATATTGAAGCGTTCGAAAACGGAACACCTTTAACAGTTGACACAAAGCATGATATAGAGCACTATATTTCTCGCCATGGGCATAACGAGAATATTGAAATTGATATTCATTATCGTATTGATAATGGTATGGATTTTTATGAAGATATGGCCGAATTTTACTGGCCTTTTTTCGATAGTACTAATGAATCTACTTATGAAGATCTAACAATCGCTATCTATCCTCCAGACAAAAGCGCTAACACATTAGCTATTGGCTATGATGAAGGAGAAAACACAGAAATTATCCAGGAAGACGGATCAGTTATTTTTAGCATGGGGGAAGTGAAGTCAGGGAGAAATGGTGATGTACGAGTCGCTTTTGATAAAGTACTTTTCCAAGGAGCATCTGTTACAAAAGAAGGCTTTCTGGAAACAGACATAAGGAGTGAACAAGAGGAGCGGGCCGATGAAGCTGCTACATATGCTGCACGGCAGCAAATAGTAAAACATACGGCTTTTATTGCCTTACCGATAATAGGCCTTATATATTTTATCGTTATTCTCAATGTTATAAAAGGAAATCACCATAGAAAACAAGATGTCAATTATTTACAGAACAATAATGAAATACCGGAAACAGACATGACTATGCCTGAAACAATCGTCTTTTATAACCGCTATGCAGTGACAGCGGAAGTGTTAACAGCTTCCTTGCTAGATCTCGTGCGACTTAAAAAAGTTGAACAACTAGAGAGCTACACATTTCGATTGAAAGACAGAACAGATTTGGAAGAAGACGAAAAAATATTAGTATCTTGGCTATTTGATGACATAGGAGACGGAAAAATATTTAAGTTAGCTGACTTCAATGCCTATTACACTGTTGAAGATAAGGGGACCCATCTTGAAAAAAAGCAGACCTCATGGACACAAGCTATCGTAAATAAACTAAAAGATAAGAAACTAACAGTTAAAATGGGGAAGCTCCGTTCTTTACTAGCTGTTTCAAGTTTACTACCGATTGGATTGGCGATTGCATGTTTAATGTACAAACTTATCTTCCCGTCTATTAGCGCCGTGATGATAAGTCTCTTCATTTTAGGATTCACAATTTTTTATACCCCAAAAACAGAGAAGGGTTGGTATGTCCACCTAGCTTGGGATCGTTTTTATAATTATCTATCACAGATGAATACGCAAGATTGGAAGAAATGGCCTCAAGAAAAACAAATGAAAGCCTTCGTATTTGGCTTAGGCGTTCACAATCATTCTGTAGAGAAAATAGCTAAAGAGATTCAATCATATTCAGATAATATTAATCAGCTGTCTTTAAGTGAAACGTCTTCAGATATATCGAACGGGGTAGTCACATTTATGCTGGTTGGTATGGCCATTAACAAAGACTTTAAACGGACTGTATCTGCCAATGATTCTGCTGATTTAGACAGTAATGGGAACAATAGTATTGGTGGTGGCGGAACTGGAGTTGGTGGTGGTGGCGGAGGTTCGGGCGCATTTTAA
- a CDS encoding peptidoglycan DD-metalloendopeptidase family protein — protein MLKKMKKKSWTVMISSGPQSSIKQFKFRSLFVYSAIGLVTAAIVTFGILTIAYDNLRVEVTALTNDLHEREEEIAKLNNENHAIYEEATAVQETVEEFKQIEELLNDLDLDLPSETFEEDGSGGLELEENPDISSVNQDIHSDLIAIHSELPELLKDFESTVDALVAYEEQLRTVPTLFPAAEGRISSEFGNRNDPFTGAKRFHSGTDVAAPLDTEIYAAADGVVTEAVREDGYGNKIVISHGDTYETLYAHLNSMDVSVGDEVKKGDFIGGMGTTGRSTGVHLHYEIRRYGELIDPYKYMTFHQQENDIDEDES, from the coding sequence TTGCTAAAAAAAATGAAGAAAAAATCATGGACTGTGATGATCTCCTCTGGTCCCCAATCGTCAATTAAACAATTTAAGTTTCGAAGTTTATTTGTTTATAGCGCTATTGGTTTAGTCACGGCCGCAATTGTTACTTTCGGTATCTTAACCATTGCATACGATAACTTAAGAGTTGAAGTGACAGCTTTAACGAACGACTTACACGAACGGGAAGAGGAGATAGCCAAATTAAACAATGAAAATCATGCTATTTATGAAGAAGCCACGGCTGTACAAGAAACGGTGGAGGAATTTAAGCAAATTGAAGAGCTTTTAAACGACCTAGATCTAGACCTCCCTTCTGAAACATTTGAAGAGGATGGAAGCGGTGGTTTAGAACTTGAAGAAAATCCAGATATCTCTTCTGTAAATCAAGATATTCACAGTGATTTAATTGCTATACATTCAGAGTTACCAGAACTATTAAAAGACTTTGAAAGTACAGTGGACGCTCTAGTGGCTTATGAGGAGCAATTACGAACAGTACCAACTCTTTTTCCAGCTGCTGAAGGGCGCATTTCTTCAGAGTTTGGTAATCGAAATGATCCGTTTACTGGGGCTAAAAGATTCCATTCTGGAACAGATGTAGCTGCTCCGTTAGACACTGAGATTTATGCAGCCGCCGACGGTGTTGTGACAGAAGCTGTTCGAGAGGATGGTTATGGTAATAAGATTGTGATAAGTCATGGTGACACATATGAGACACTATATGCTCACTTAAACTCAATGGACGTTTCTGTCGGTGATGAGGTCAAAAAAGGAGATTTCATTGGCGGAATGGGTACAACTGGAAGAAGTACAGGTGTTCATTTACACTATGAAATCAGGCGATATGGTGAATTAATTGATCCTTATAAATACATGACCTTCCATCAGCAAGAAAACGATATTGATGAAGACGAAAGTTGA